In the Hordeum vulgare subsp. vulgare chromosome 7H, MorexV3_pseudomolecules_assembly, whole genome shotgun sequence genome, one interval contains:
- the LOC123409827 gene encoding protein STRUBBELIG-RECEPTOR FAMILY 3-like isoform X2: MNGLYVSLGSPKLPGWIPNGGDPCGEVWQGVTCTGTSITSIKMNVANLGGQLSSLGNFTSITTIDLSNNNIGGTIPEDLPPTLQNLFLSANQLTGSIPSSLSKLTSLSAMSLNVNHLNGELPDAFDSLAGLINLDISENNFTGVLPPSMKNLSSLTTLRIQNNQLSGTLDNLQDLPIKDLNVENNLFSGPVPPKLENIPTFKKDGNPFNTTIAPSASPPSSIGPAPTPTPAGPKQAPTPTTTPIDLSPTRAPSPPSPPSKSPPPANPSDGSTTRDSTSSSQKHNSSKKLKIAGFVLLVIVLFICIVLLVIFCLSKYQERRSRYDYNRSQLGRVHHRVEPQNMPASVQKRDDTKKGPGETLEKRSRGSSLAAAALPKKPAENRKEHIINLDRTDSELFAVAAPPPPPPPPPAEKVVVQPKPIVTPEKRYSPPPTTSTPTSAIPYSVASLQQYTSNFREQNVIRESRLGKVFLAELPEGKLLEVMKIDNPNGRVSVDDFLELVALISEIKHPNTLELVGYCAEYGQRLLVYNHFSRKTLDDALHDREEIDIDLSWNARLQVALSSGKALEYLHESFQPPIVHQNFEPANVLLDDKLSVCVAECGLAELMPSSSVTQLSGRLRTLLNYDAPEFQEFGTISERGDVYSFGVVMLELLTGRKPYDSSRPRHEQHLVRWAGCQLHDIESLSKMVDPSIRGQCSEKVLSRFADIISRCIQREPEFRPPVSAVVQDITSIVNASREESE, from the exons ATGAACGGGCTGTACGTTTCGCTGGGATCGCCAAAGCTTCCCGGGTGGATTCCAAACGGCGGAGACCCCTGCGGCGAGGTTTGGCAGGGGGTTACCTGCACCGGCACaagcataacctcaat AAAGATGAATGTCGCGAACCTCGGAGGGCAGCTGAGCAGCTTAGGGAACTTCACTTCAATCACCACCAT AGATCTTAGTAACAATAATATTGGTGGAACTATACCAGAAGACCTACCTCCCACACTGCAGAATCT TTTCCTCTCTGCTAATCAGCTCACTGGAAGTATTCCGAGTTCATTGTCCAAACTTACAAGTttatcagccat GTCACTCAACGTCAACCATCTGAATGGAGAACTGCCAGATGCTTTCGATTCACTTGCTGGACTTATAAATCT GGATATTTCTGAGAACAACTTTACTGGTGTGTTACCACCTTCAATGAAAAACCTATCATCTTTGACTACATT GCGCATACAAAACAATCAACTGTCAGGGACCCTTGACAACTTGCAGGATCTCCCCATCAAAGACCT GAATGTAGAGAACAACTTGTTTTCTGGACCAGTACCTCCGAAATTAGAGAACATACCTACTTTCAA AAAGGATGGTAATCCATTTAATACGACTATAGCCCCGTCAGCATCACCGCCTTCATCAATAGGACCAGCACCAACTCCAACACCAGCAGGACCAAAACAAgccccaacaccaacaacaacgcctATAGATCTAAGTCCAACAAGAGCACCGTCGCCTCCATCACCCCCTTCAAAATCCCCTCCGCCCGCAAACCCTTCTGATGGATCAACTACTCGAGATAGCACCTCGTCATCTCAGAAACATAATTCATCAAAAAAGCTCAAGATTGCCGGATTTGTTCTTCTCGTAATAGTGCTATTCATATGTATAGTCCTGCTGGTAATATTTTGTTTGTCCAAGTACCAAGAGAGACGGTCAAGATATGATTATAACAGAAGTCAGCTGGGAAGGGTGCATCATAGGGTTGAACCCCAAAATATGCCCGCTTCAGTGCAAAAAAGGGATGATACTAAAAAAG GTCCAGGTGAGACCCTTGAAAAGAGGAGCCGCGGGTCAAGTTTGGCCGCAGCAG CTCTCCCAAAGAAGCCTGCTGAAAACCGAAAGGAGCACATAATTAATTTGGATCGGACAGACTCGGAACTTTTTGCAGTTgcagcacctccacctccacctccaccaccccctgcTGAAAAAGTTGTTGTACAGCCCAAGCCCATTGTTACTCCAGAAAAGAGATACAGCCCTCCACCAACGACAAGTACCCCAACTTCTGCCATACCCTACTCTGTTGCATCTCTTCAGCAATATACAAGCAATTTCAGAGAGCAGAACGTGATAAGGGAGAGTAGATTAGGAAAGGTATTCCTAGCTGAGCTTCCTGAAGGCAAG TTATTGGAAGTTATGAAGATCGACAATCCTAACGGAAGAGTATCAGTAGATGACTTTCTAGAACTGGTTGCGCTTATCTCAGAGATCAAGCATCCCAACACCCTTGAGTTGGTTGGGTACTGTGCTGAATATGGACAGCGACTACTTGTATACAACCACTTTAGCAGAAAAACACTAGATGATGCACTTCATGATAGAGAGGAAATCGACATTGATCTATCATGGAATGCTCGCCTCCAGGTCGCTCTTAGTTCCGGAAAAGCCTTAGA GTATCTCCATGAAAGCTTCCAACCCCCAATCGTGCATCAGAATTTTGAACCAGCTAATGTCCTCCTAGATGATAAGTTGTCAGTGTGTGTAGCTGAATGTGGACTGGCAGAGCTGATGCCCTCAAGTTCTGTCACTCAG CTCTCAGGTCGGTTGCGCACATTACTGAACTATGATGCGCCTGAATTCCAGGAATTTGGGACCATTTCAGAACGAGGCGATGTTTACAGTTTTGGAGTAGTGATGCTAGAACTTCTTACTGGGCGTAAACCATACGATAG TTCACGCCCACGCCACGAACAACATCTTGTTAGATGGGCCGGTTGTCAGCTTCATGACATTGAATCCCTGTCCAAGATGGTGGACCCTTCTATTCGAGGGCAGTGCTCCGAGAAAGTATTGTCACGGTTTGCTGACATAATCAGCCGCTGTATCCAG AGGGAGCCAGAATTCAGGCCACCGGTGTCTGCAGTTGTCCAGGACATAACTAGCATTGTGAATGCTTCTCGTGAGGAATCAGAGTAA
- the LOC123409827 gene encoding protein STRUBBELIG-RECEPTOR FAMILY 3-like isoform X1 yields the protein MNGLYVSLGSPKLPGWIPNGGDPCGEVWQGVTCTGTSITSIKMNVANLGGQLSSLGNFTSITTIDLSNNNIGGTIPEDLPPTLQNLFLSANQLTGSIPSSLSKLTSLSAMSLNVNHLNGELPDAFDSLAGLINLDISENNFTGVLPPSMKNLSSLTTLRIQNNQLSGTLDNLQDLPIKDLNVENNLFSGPVPPKLENIPTFKKDGNPFNTTIAPSASPPSSIGPAPTPTPAGPKQAPTPTTTPIDLSPTRAPSPPSPPSKSPPPANPSDGSTTRDSTSSSQKHNSSKKLKIAGFVLLVIVLFICIVLLVIFCLSKYQERRSRYDYNRSQLGRVHHRVEPQNMPASVQKRDDTKKGETLEKRSRGSSLAAAALPKKPAENRKEHIINLDRTDSELFAVAAPPPPPPPPPAEKVVVQPKPIVTPEKRYSPPPTTSTPTSAIPYSVASLQQYTSNFREQNVIRESRLGKVFLAELPEGKLLEVMKIDNPNGRVSVDDFLELVALISEIKHPNTLELVGYCAEYGQRLLVYNHFSRKTLDDALHDREEIDIDLSWNARLQVALSSGKALEYLHESFQPPIVHQNFEPANVLLDDKLSVCVAECGLAELMPSSSVTQLSGRLRTLLNYDAPEFQEFGTISERGDVYSFGVVMLELLTGRKPYDSSRPRHEQHLVRWAGCQLHDIESLSKMVDPSIRGQCSEKVLSRFADIISRCIQREPEFRPPVSAVVQDITSIVNASREESE from the exons ATGAACGGGCTGTACGTTTCGCTGGGATCGCCAAAGCTTCCCGGGTGGATTCCAAACGGCGGAGACCCCTGCGGCGAGGTTTGGCAGGGGGTTACCTGCACCGGCACaagcataacctcaat AAAGATGAATGTCGCGAACCTCGGAGGGCAGCTGAGCAGCTTAGGGAACTTCACTTCAATCACCACCAT AGATCTTAGTAACAATAATATTGGTGGAACTATACCAGAAGACCTACCTCCCACACTGCAGAATCT TTTCCTCTCTGCTAATCAGCTCACTGGAAGTATTCCGAGTTCATTGTCCAAACTTACAAGTttatcagccat GTCACTCAACGTCAACCATCTGAATGGAGAACTGCCAGATGCTTTCGATTCACTTGCTGGACTTATAAATCT GGATATTTCTGAGAACAACTTTACTGGTGTGTTACCACCTTCAATGAAAAACCTATCATCTTTGACTACATT GCGCATACAAAACAATCAACTGTCAGGGACCCTTGACAACTTGCAGGATCTCCCCATCAAAGACCT GAATGTAGAGAACAACTTGTTTTCTGGACCAGTACCTCCGAAATTAGAGAACATACCTACTTTCAA AAAGGATGGTAATCCATTTAATACGACTATAGCCCCGTCAGCATCACCGCCTTCATCAATAGGACCAGCACCAACTCCAACACCAGCAGGACCAAAACAAgccccaacaccaacaacaacgcctATAGATCTAAGTCCAACAAGAGCACCGTCGCCTCCATCACCCCCTTCAAAATCCCCTCCGCCCGCAAACCCTTCTGATGGATCAACTACTCGAGATAGCACCTCGTCATCTCAGAAACATAATTCATCAAAAAAGCTCAAGATTGCCGGATTTGTTCTTCTCGTAATAGTGCTATTCATATGTATAGTCCTGCTGGTAATATTTTGTTTGTCCAAGTACCAAGAGAGACGGTCAAGATATGATTATAACAGAAGTCAGCTGGGAAGGGTGCATCATAGGGTTGAACCCCAAAATATGCCCGCTTCAGTGCAAAAAAGGGATGATACTAAAAAAG GTGAGACCCTTGAAAAGAGGAGCCGCGGGTCAAGTTTGGCCGCAGCAG CTCTCCCAAAGAAGCCTGCTGAAAACCGAAAGGAGCACATAATTAATTTGGATCGGACAGACTCGGAACTTTTTGCAGTTgcagcacctccacctccacctccaccaccccctgcTGAAAAAGTTGTTGTACAGCCCAAGCCCATTGTTACTCCAGAAAAGAGATACAGCCCTCCACCAACGACAAGTACCCCAACTTCTGCCATACCCTACTCTGTTGCATCTCTTCAGCAATATACAAGCAATTTCAGAGAGCAGAACGTGATAAGGGAGAGTAGATTAGGAAAGGTATTCCTAGCTGAGCTTCCTGAAGGCAAG TTATTGGAAGTTATGAAGATCGACAATCCTAACGGAAGAGTATCAGTAGATGACTTTCTAGAACTGGTTGCGCTTATCTCAGAGATCAAGCATCCCAACACCCTTGAGTTGGTTGGGTACTGTGCTGAATATGGACAGCGACTACTTGTATACAACCACTTTAGCAGAAAAACACTAGATGATGCACTTCATGATAGAGAGGAAATCGACATTGATCTATCATGGAATGCTCGCCTCCAGGTCGCTCTTAGTTCCGGAAAAGCCTTAGA GTATCTCCATGAAAGCTTCCAACCCCCAATCGTGCATCAGAATTTTGAACCAGCTAATGTCCTCCTAGATGATAAGTTGTCAGTGTGTGTAGCTGAATGTGGACTGGCAGAGCTGATGCCCTCAAGTTCTGTCACTCAG CTCTCAGGTCGGTTGCGCACATTACTGAACTATGATGCGCCTGAATTCCAGGAATTTGGGACCATTTCAGAACGAGGCGATGTTTACAGTTTTGGAGTAGTGATGCTAGAACTTCTTACTGGGCGTAAACCATACGATAG TTCACGCCCACGCCACGAACAACATCTTGTTAGATGGGCCGGTTGTCAGCTTCATGACATTGAATCCCTGTCCAAGATGGTGGACCCTTCTATTCGAGGGCAGTGCTCCGAGAAAGTATTGTCACGGTTTGCTGACATAATCAGCCGCTGTATCCAG AGGGAGCCAGAATTCAGGCCACCGGTGTCTGCAGTTGTCCAGGACATAACTAGCATTGTGAATGCTTCTCGTGAGGAATCAGAGTAA